The following coding sequences are from one Patagioenas fasciata isolate bPatFas1 chromosome 23, bPatFas1.hap1, whole genome shotgun sequence window:
- the ECE1 gene encoding endothelin-converting enzyme 1 isoform X1 has translation MMSTYKRATLDDEDPLDSIGEGDGYPNGFQVNFRGSRSSPGCWAERTRAEKRLVVLVGVLAGVLVACLLGLLFQYRARPPAVCLSESCISVTSSILSSLDRAVNPCEDFFGYACGGWIKANPVPDGHSRWGTFNNLWEHNQAIMKHLLENTTANVSSEAERKAQRYYQACMNESKIEELRATPLVELIQKLGGWNITGPWAGDNFNATLREVTAHYRTSPFFSVYVSADSKNSNSNVIQVDQSGLGLPSRDYYLNKTENEKVLAGYLNYMVQLGMFLGGTDEESTRQQMQQILDFETALANITIPQEKHRDEEVIYHKMTAGDLKELAPAVDWMPFLSTVFYPVELNESEPVVVYAKEYLEQVSDLILATDKCLLNNYMIWNLVRKTSPFLDQRFQDAEEKFMEVMYGTKKTCLPRWKFCISDTDNNLGFALGAMFVKATFAEDSKQVAEEMIAEIKTAFKESLETLQWMDEETRKSAKEKADAIYNMIGYPKFIMDPKELDKVFNDYEATSDLYFENVMQFYNFSARVTADQLRKPPNRDQWSMTPPTVNAYYSPTKNEIVFPAGILQAPFYTRASPKSLNFGGIGVVVGHELTHAFDDQGREYDKDGNLRPWWKNSSVEAFKRQTECMVEQYGNYTVNGEAINGKHTLGENIADNGGLKAAYRAYQNWLKKNGAEETLPTLGLTNHQLFFVGFAQVWCSVRTPESSHEGLITDPHSPSRFRVIGTVSNSREFAEHFGCPLGSPMNPPKKCEVW, from the exons ATG ATGTCGACCTACAAGCGGGCGACGCTGGACGACGAAGACCCCCTGGACTCCATCGGCGAAGGTGATGGGTACCCCAACGGCTTCCAG GTGAATTTCCGCGGGTCGCGGAGCAGCCCCGGGTGCTGGGCTGAGCGGACGCGGGCGGAGAAgcggctggtggtgctggtgggggTGCTGGCGGGGGTGCTGGTGGCCTGTctgctggggctgctcttccAGTACAGAGCGC GGCCTCCCGCCGTGTGCCTGTCGGAATCCTGCATCTCCGTCACCAGCTCCATCCTCAGCTCGCTGGACCGGGCGGTGAATCCCTGTGAGGACTTTTTTGGCTATGCCTGCGGGGGCTGGATCAAGGCCAACCCCGTCCCTGACGGCCACTCGCGCTGGGGCACCTTCAACAACCTCTGGGAGCACAACCAGGCCATCATGAAGCATCTGCTGG AAAACACCACGGCCAACGTGTCGAGCGAGGCGGAGCGCAAGGCGCAGCGGTATTACCAAGCCTGCATGAACGAGAGCAAGATCGAGGAGCTGCGCGCCACCCCGCTCGTGGAGCTCATCCAAAAG ctGGGTGGCTGGAATATCACAGGTCCCTGGGCCGGTGACAACTTCAACGCGACGCTGCGGGAGGTGACAGCGCATTACCGCACCTCGCCCTTCTTCTCCGTATACGTCAGCGCCGACTCCAAAAACTCCAACAGCAACGTCATCCAGGTGGATCAGTCAGGGCTGGGCCTGCCCTCGCGGGATTATTACCTGAACAAGACAGAGAATGAGAAG GTGCTTGCTGGGTACCTGAACTACATGGTGCAGCTGGGGATGTTCCTGGGAGGCACCGACGAGGAGTCGACGCGGCAGCAGATGCAGCAGATCTTGGATTTTGAGACGGCGTTGGCCAACATCACCATCCCGCAGGAGAAGCACCGGGACGAGGAGGTCATCTACCATAAAATGACGGCTGGAGACCTGAAG GAGCTGGCACCAGCTGTGGACTGGATGCCCTTCCTCTCCACGGTCTTCTACCCCGTGGAGCTCAATGAGTCGGAGCCCGTCGTGGTCTACGCCAAGGAGTACCTGGAGCAGGTCTCCGACCTCATCCTGGCCACCGATAAATG CCTCCTCAACAACTATATGATCTGGAACCTGGTGCGGAAAACCAGCCCCTTCCTCGACCAGCGCTTCCAGGATGCTGAGGAAAAATTCATGGAAGTGATGTACGGGACGAAGAAG ACCTGCCTCCCGCGCTGGAAGTTCTGCATCAGCGACACGGACAACAACCTGGGCTTCGCGCTGGGGGCCATGTTTGTCAAGGCCACCTTCGCCGAGGACAGCAAGCAGGTG GCAGAGGAAATGATTGCGGAGATTAAAACAGCTTTCAAGGAAAGCCTGGAGACGCTGCAGTGGATGGATGAGGAGACGAGGAAATCGGCCAAAGAGAAG GCAGATGCCATCTACAACATGATCGGTTACCCCAAGTTCATCATGGACCCCAAGGAACTGGATAAAGTCTTTAATGAT TACGAGGCCACGTCCGACCTCTATTTTGAGAACGTCATGCAGTTCTACAACTTCTCGGCCAGGGTCACTGCCGACCAGCTCCGCAAACCGCCAAACCGGGACCA GTGGAGCATGACTCCTCCAACTGTCAACGCCTACTACTCTCCCACCAAGAACGAGATCGTCTTCCCCGCCGGCATCCTCCAGGCCCCTTTTTACACCCGCGCGTCTCCCAA GTCGCTGAATTTTGGAGGGATTGGCGTGGTGGTGGGCCATGAGTTGACGCACGCCTTCGATGACCAAG GACGGGAATACGACAAGGACGGCAACCTGCGGCCCTGGTGGAAGAACTCCTCGGTGGAGGCCTTCAAGCGGCAGACGGAGTGTATGGTGGAGCAGTACGGCAACTACACGGTCAACGGCGAGGCCATCAACGGCAAGCACACCCTTGGGGAGAACATCGCCGACAACGGGGGCCTCAAGGCCGCCTACCGG GCGTATCAAAACTGGCTGAAGAAGAACGGCGCGGAGGAAACGCTGCCAACCCTTGGCCTCACCAaccaccagctcttctttgtcgGCTTCGCCCAG GTGTGGTGCTCGGTCCGCACGCCGGAGAGCTCGCACGAGGGACTCATCACcgacccccacagcccctcacGTTTCCGCGTCATCGGCACCGTCTCCAACTCCCGGGAGTTCGCGGAGCATTTTGGCTGCCCCCTCGGCTCCCCCatgaacccccccaaaaaatgcgAAGTCTGGTGA
- the ECE1 gene encoding endothelin-converting enzyme 1 isoform X2, producing the protein MSTYKRATLDDEDPLDSIGEGDGYPNGFQVNFRGSRSSPGCWAERTRAEKRLVVLVGVLAGVLVACLLGLLFQYRARPPAVCLSESCISVTSSILSSLDRAVNPCEDFFGYACGGWIKANPVPDGHSRWGTFNNLWEHNQAIMKHLLENTTANVSSEAERKAQRYYQACMNESKIEELRATPLVELIQKLGGWNITGPWAGDNFNATLREVTAHYRTSPFFSVYVSADSKNSNSNVIQVDQSGLGLPSRDYYLNKTENEKVLAGYLNYMVQLGMFLGGTDEESTRQQMQQILDFETALANITIPQEKHRDEEVIYHKMTAGDLKELAPAVDWMPFLSTVFYPVELNESEPVVVYAKEYLEQVSDLILATDKCLLNNYMIWNLVRKTSPFLDQRFQDAEEKFMEVMYGTKKTCLPRWKFCISDTDNNLGFALGAMFVKATFAEDSKQVAEEMIAEIKTAFKESLETLQWMDEETRKSAKEKADAIYNMIGYPKFIMDPKELDKVFNDYEATSDLYFENVMQFYNFSARVTADQLRKPPNRDQWSMTPPTVNAYYSPTKNEIVFPAGILQAPFYTRASPKSLNFGGIGVVVGHELTHAFDDQGREYDKDGNLRPWWKNSSVEAFKRQTECMVEQYGNYTVNGEAINGKHTLGENIADNGGLKAAYRAYQNWLKKNGAEETLPTLGLTNHQLFFVGFAQVWCSVRTPESSHEGLITDPHSPSRFRVIGTVSNSREFAEHFGCPLGSPMNPPKKCEVW; encoded by the exons ATGTCGACCTACAAGCGGGCGACGCTGGACGACGAAGACCCCCTGGACTCCATCGGCGAAGGTGATGGGTACCCCAACGGCTTCCAG GTGAATTTCCGCGGGTCGCGGAGCAGCCCCGGGTGCTGGGCTGAGCGGACGCGGGCGGAGAAgcggctggtggtgctggtgggggTGCTGGCGGGGGTGCTGGTGGCCTGTctgctggggctgctcttccAGTACAGAGCGC GGCCTCCCGCCGTGTGCCTGTCGGAATCCTGCATCTCCGTCACCAGCTCCATCCTCAGCTCGCTGGACCGGGCGGTGAATCCCTGTGAGGACTTTTTTGGCTATGCCTGCGGGGGCTGGATCAAGGCCAACCCCGTCCCTGACGGCCACTCGCGCTGGGGCACCTTCAACAACCTCTGGGAGCACAACCAGGCCATCATGAAGCATCTGCTGG AAAACACCACGGCCAACGTGTCGAGCGAGGCGGAGCGCAAGGCGCAGCGGTATTACCAAGCCTGCATGAACGAGAGCAAGATCGAGGAGCTGCGCGCCACCCCGCTCGTGGAGCTCATCCAAAAG ctGGGTGGCTGGAATATCACAGGTCCCTGGGCCGGTGACAACTTCAACGCGACGCTGCGGGAGGTGACAGCGCATTACCGCACCTCGCCCTTCTTCTCCGTATACGTCAGCGCCGACTCCAAAAACTCCAACAGCAACGTCATCCAGGTGGATCAGTCAGGGCTGGGCCTGCCCTCGCGGGATTATTACCTGAACAAGACAGAGAATGAGAAG GTGCTTGCTGGGTACCTGAACTACATGGTGCAGCTGGGGATGTTCCTGGGAGGCACCGACGAGGAGTCGACGCGGCAGCAGATGCAGCAGATCTTGGATTTTGAGACGGCGTTGGCCAACATCACCATCCCGCAGGAGAAGCACCGGGACGAGGAGGTCATCTACCATAAAATGACGGCTGGAGACCTGAAG GAGCTGGCACCAGCTGTGGACTGGATGCCCTTCCTCTCCACGGTCTTCTACCCCGTGGAGCTCAATGAGTCGGAGCCCGTCGTGGTCTACGCCAAGGAGTACCTGGAGCAGGTCTCCGACCTCATCCTGGCCACCGATAAATG CCTCCTCAACAACTATATGATCTGGAACCTGGTGCGGAAAACCAGCCCCTTCCTCGACCAGCGCTTCCAGGATGCTGAGGAAAAATTCATGGAAGTGATGTACGGGACGAAGAAG ACCTGCCTCCCGCGCTGGAAGTTCTGCATCAGCGACACGGACAACAACCTGGGCTTCGCGCTGGGGGCCATGTTTGTCAAGGCCACCTTCGCCGAGGACAGCAAGCAGGTG GCAGAGGAAATGATTGCGGAGATTAAAACAGCTTTCAAGGAAAGCCTGGAGACGCTGCAGTGGATGGATGAGGAGACGAGGAAATCGGCCAAAGAGAAG GCAGATGCCATCTACAACATGATCGGTTACCCCAAGTTCATCATGGACCCCAAGGAACTGGATAAAGTCTTTAATGAT TACGAGGCCACGTCCGACCTCTATTTTGAGAACGTCATGCAGTTCTACAACTTCTCGGCCAGGGTCACTGCCGACCAGCTCCGCAAACCGCCAAACCGGGACCA GTGGAGCATGACTCCTCCAACTGTCAACGCCTACTACTCTCCCACCAAGAACGAGATCGTCTTCCCCGCCGGCATCCTCCAGGCCCCTTTTTACACCCGCGCGTCTCCCAA GTCGCTGAATTTTGGAGGGATTGGCGTGGTGGTGGGCCATGAGTTGACGCACGCCTTCGATGACCAAG GACGGGAATACGACAAGGACGGCAACCTGCGGCCCTGGTGGAAGAACTCCTCGGTGGAGGCCTTCAAGCGGCAGACGGAGTGTATGGTGGAGCAGTACGGCAACTACACGGTCAACGGCGAGGCCATCAACGGCAAGCACACCCTTGGGGAGAACATCGCCGACAACGGGGGCCTCAAGGCCGCCTACCGG GCGTATCAAAACTGGCTGAAGAAGAACGGCGCGGAGGAAACGCTGCCAACCCTTGGCCTCACCAaccaccagctcttctttgtcgGCTTCGCCCAG GTGTGGTGCTCGGTCCGCACGCCGGAGAGCTCGCACGAGGGACTCATCACcgacccccacagcccctcacGTTTCCGCGTCATCGGCACCGTCTCCAACTCCCGGGAGTTCGCGGAGCATTTTGGCTGCCCCCTCGGCTCCCCCatgaacccccccaaaaaatgcgAAGTCTGGTGA